One window from the genome of Danaus plexippus chromosome 24, MEX_DaPlex, whole genome shotgun sequence encodes:
- the LOC116776067 gene encoding muscle calcium channel subunit alpha-1-like isoform X4 yields MADQVQVTDATTPDAEAPDTGQAAAKPQPRKQARPRGKPQPEKPERSLFCLGKKNPIRKFCYDVIEWKPFEYMILTTIFANCIALAVFTPYPAGDTNNTNQILEKVEWIFMAIFTCECVMKIIAYGFLFHPGAYLRNTWNSLDFTIVTIGIASQILQNISKDLFDVKALRAFRVLRPLRLVSGVPSLQIVLNSILKAMVPLFHIAFLVLFVIIIYAIIGLELFSGVLHDTCFDNVTKKMVEEPTPCSRDADVGNHCEEGQICRDYWLGPNFGITNFDNIGYSMLTVFQCITLEGWTDIMYAIADVKGNTWVWIYFVSLVIFGNFFVMNLILGVLSGEFSKEREKAKNRGDFQKSRERQQFEEDLKGYLNWITVAEELDLENDQGQKEEDRDAQGNKKERRSNDGSQSNVNGDPPTTVSCKIYCRRFDKVNRRMRRACRKAVKSQTFYWAIIVLVFLNTLVLATEHYGQEPWLDHFQNYANVLFVVLFSTEMLVKMYALGFQGYFVSLFNRFDCFVMVCSIVELGLTYTNNIPQLGISVLRCVRLLRVFKVTKYWRSLSNLVASLLNSIQSIFSLLLLLFLFIMIFALLGMQVFGGRFDYAAEEQKERHNFDSFWQAVLTMFQILTGEDWNVVMYHGINAYGGVGTPGMLASIYFIIIFICGNYILLNVFLAIAVDNLGDAEDMDEEIVKEKEDADNPEAGNPQLDEERGETDDEYVNEEEGYSSEGSEHEYEETGSEEDVEGEEQDQGDNANNALVAVEKQNGDIKKADSPPKRQPTISARPRRLSEVEIKTQEKPIPDGSSFFIFSKTNWFRVTCYKIQNNSWFRNLILLCILASSLMLAMEDPVGRKGNENWSEMLRKIDYVFTTVFTVELVLKLITYGFIFHKDAFCRSAFNLLDLLVVIVSLISSSGNNNVSYIKILRVFRVLRPLRAINRAKGLKHVVQCVIVAIKTIGNILLVTNLLQFMFAVMGVQMFKGKFCQCTDNSKVTRDECQGSYLIYENGSPKIKDRVWIRNKFNFDDVLSGMLTLFTVSTFEGWPGLLSTSMDSNEENHGPVENSRPLVAFFYISYIIVIAFFMVNIFVGFVIVTFQKEGEQEFKDCELDKNQRNCIEFALKAKPVRRYIPKHRIQYKTWWFVTSQRFEYVIFFFIVLNTIALMMKYHDAKPDYKRVLDYLNMILTTVFMLEFVFKLAAFRFKNYFGDAWNTTDFILVVGSIIDIVVTQVNEYKEPNEFGSTKESKEGTHLKYIAFFRLFRAMRLIKLLSRGERIRTLLWTFIKSFQALPYVALLIVLLFFIYAVVGMQLFGKVQEDDEIITRNNNFQTFGGALMVLFRSATGEAWQEIMMALSPNDSEHPGEPVGCLHDEGDPPSEESCGTRLAYPYFISFSLLCTFLIINLFVAVIMDNFDYLTRDWSILGPHHLDEFVRLWSEYDPDAKGRIKHLDIVTLLRKISPPLGFGKLCPHRTACKRLVSMNMPLNSDGTVNFNATLFAVVRTQLQIKTTGVIDECNTELRAIIKKVWKRTSPKLLDQVVPPPGDPNEITVGKFYATFLIQDYFRRNHAFRKRKEQAAAASVQTNQMTLQAGLRTLHEAGPELKRAISGNLDEVVAETVEPMHRRNHTLFGAVWTSIKKGRESFYHPPPNRVKTTSNGKKEGQSLSWMMQRELGLDGKIPEDENKFEDINHSDGEEEIAMQPLLHGKDSEKIFKVIEKTSNDLMQSLRNNYRDRMPQNRNNVPYCVENPAENLITRVLTEQGLGKYCDREFVASTAREMQDALDLTQEEMDAAANQIILQERNMNRSQRPDDVESILCRQYHPFHQPAIHPPAKQK; encoded by the exons ATGGCGGATCAAGTTCAAGTAACCGATGCCACGACGCCGGACGCCGAGGCGCCAGACACTGGCCAGGCCGCCGCCAAGCCACAGCCACGGAAACAGGCAAGGCCAAGAGGGAAGCCACAACCAGAGAAGCCTGAAAGAAGTCTGTTCTGTCTAGGGAAAAAGAATCCGATAAGAAAATTTTGCTATGACGTAATCGAATGGAA ACCGTTCGAATATATGATATTGACAACGATATTCGCCAATTGCATAGCGCTGGCTGTCTTCACCCCCTACCCTGCAGGGGACACAAACAACACAAATCAAATATTG GAAAAGGTGGAATGGATCTTTATGGCCATCTTCACCTGCGAGTGCGTGATGAAGATTATAGCTTACGGATTCCTGTTTCATCCTGGCGCCTATCTCAGGAATACTTGGAACAGTCTCGACTTCACTATTGTGACGATTGG TATAGCCAGTCAGATActtcaaaacatttcaaaagaCCTATTCGATGTAAAAGCATTGAGAGCCTTTAGAGTGCTTCGTCCTCTGCGATTGGTTTCGGGAGTTCCAA GTCTTCAAATCGTGCTCAACTCAATATTGAAGGCGATGGTGCCATTATTCCACATCGCGTTCCTCGTGTTGTTCGTCATCATCATCTACGCTATCATAGGACTCGAGCTGTTCTCGGGTGTTTTGCATGACACCTGTTTTGACAACGTCACta AGAAGATGGTGGAAGAGCCAACTCCGTGCTCCAGAGACGCCGATGTTGGTAATCACTGTGAGGAGGGTCAGATCTGTCGTGACTATTGGCTTGGACCAAACTTCGGGATCACCAACTTCGACAACATCGGATACTCCATGCTGACGGTGTTCCAGTGCATCACACTCGAGGGCTGGACAGACATTATGTACGCC atagCAGATGTAAAAGGCAACACGTGGGTGTGGATATATTTTGTGTCATTGGTTATTTTTGGAAATTTCTTTGTTATGAACCTTATTCTTGGTGTCTTATCTGG AGAATTCTCGAAGGAAAGAGAGAAGGCAAAAAATCGTGGAGATTTCCAGAAATCTCGTGAAAGGCAACAATTCGAAGAAGATCTGAAAGGATATTTGAACTGGATCACTGTTGCCGAGGAGTTGGACCTTGAGAATGATCAAGGACAGAAGGAGGAAGATCGAGACGCTCAAG GAAACAAAAAGGAGCGCAGAAGTAATGATGGCTCCCAGAGTAACGTTAACGGAGACCCGCCAACCACAGTTTCTTGCAAGATATATTGCAGACGATTTGATAAG GTGAACCGTCGTATGCGTCGCGCGTGTCGCAAGGCGGTCAAGTCCCAGACGTTCTACTGGGCTATCATCGTACTCGTCTTCCTGAACACTTTAGTGCTGGCCACAGAACACTACGG tCAAGAACCCTGGCTAGATCACTTCCAGAATTATGCAAACGTGCTGTTTGTGGTCCTGTTTTCCACTGAGATGCTCGTCAAGATGTACGCTTTGGGATTTCAg GGCTACTTCGTGTCTCTCTTCAATCGATTCGACTGCTTCGTGATGGTGTGTTCTATTGTGGAGCTTGGCCTCACGTACACCAACAACATACCGCAGCTCGGTATCTCCGTGTTGCGATGCGTTCGGCTGCTGAGGGTCTTCAAGGTCACCAA GTATTGGCGATCTCTATCAAACCTCGTGGCGTCTCTTCTAAATTCGATCCAGTCAATTTTCTCTCTCCTCCTTCTCCTCTTCCTCTTCATCATGATATTTGCCCTCCTTGGCATGCAGGTATTCGGTGGAAGATTTGACTACGCAGCGGAAGAACAAAAAGAGAGACATAATTTTGACTCCTTCTGGCAGGCCGTGCTGACAATGTTTCAA ATTCTAACCGGCGAGGATTGGAACGTCGTGATGTATCATGGCATCAACGCGTACGGAGGCGTCGGCACGCCGGGCATGTTGGCGTCTATATACTTCATCATAATATTCATTTGCGGCAACT ATATTCTTTTGAACGTGTTCTTGGCTATCGCGGTCGACAACTTAGGTGACGCTGAAGATATGgatgaagagattgttaagGAGAAGGAG gACGCTGATAATCCAGAAGCAGGTAATCCACAACTGGATGAAGAAAGAGGTGAGACAGACGACGAGTACGTCAACGAAGAAGAAGGGTATTCCAGTGAGGG ATCGGAACATGAGTATGAGGAGACGGGTTCGGAGGAAGACGTCGAGGGAGAGGAACAGGACCAGGGAGACAACGCCAATAACGCACTAGTAGctgttgaaaaacaaaatg GCGATATAAAAAAAGCAGATTCTCCGCCCAAGCGACAACCAACAATATCGGCTCGACCGAGAAGACTCTCCGAGGTGGAGATCAAGACCCAGGAGAAGCCGATACCTGATGGCAGCAGCTTTTTCATCTTTTCTAAAACTAATTG GTTCCGAGTCACGtgttacaaaatacaaaacaattctTGGTTTAGAAATTTGATTCTGCTTTGCATTTTGGCGTCGTCACTGATGTTGGCAATGGAAGATCCCGTTGGGAGGAAGGGCAATGAGAACTGGAGTGAA ATGCTTCGTAAGATCGACTACGTGTTCACAACCGTGTTCACGGTCGAGCTGGTGTTGAAGCTGATCACCTACGGGTTCATCTTCCACAAGGACGCCTTCTGTCGGTCCGCTTTTAACTTGTTAGATCTGCTGGTGGTCATCGTGTCGCTTATATCCTCGAGCGG TAACAATAATGTGTCATACATAAAGATTTTGAGAGTATTCCGAGTGTTGAGACCGCTCAGAGCCATCAATAGAGCGAAGGGATTAAAG CACGTAGTTCAGTGCGTGATCGTTGCTATAAAAACGATAGGCAACATTTTGCTGGTGACCAATCTTCTTCAGTTCATGTTCGCTGTAATGGGGGTGCAAATGTTCAAG GGTAAATTTTGTCAATGCACAGATAATTCCAAAGTGACGAGAGACGAGTGTCA aggTTCTTATCTGATATACGAGAATGGTTCACCAAAGATCAAAGACAGGGTATGGATACggaataagtttaatttcgaTGACGTCCTGAGTGGGATGTTGACTTTGTTCACCGTATCCACGTTCGAAGGATGGCCGGG cTTATTGTCAACCTCGATGGACTCCAATGAGGAGAACCATGGGCCGGTAGAGAACTCTCGACCGCTGGTGGCGTTCTTCTATATCAGCTACATCATTGTGATAGCATTCTTTATG GTTAATATTTTCGTGGGTTTCGTCATAGTAACATTCCAAAAGGAGGGAGAACAGGAATTCAAGGATTGTGAACTAGACAAGAATCAAAGGAATTGTATCGAGTTTGCCCTCAAAGCTAAACCTGTCAGGAG GTACATTCCCAAGCACCGCATCCAGTACAAGACCTGGTGGTTCGTGACGTCACAGCGCTTCGAGTACGTCATTTTCTTCTTCATCGTCCTGAACACCATCGCTCTGATGATGAAGTATCACGACGCCAAGCCGGACTATAAAAGA GTCTTGGATTATCTGAATATGATACTGACGACAGTTTTCATGTTGGAGTTCGTGTTTAAGTTGGCTGCCTTCAGATTCAAG aacTACTTCGGTGACGCTTGGAACACGACGGATTTCATTCTGGTCGTCGGTAGCATTATAGACATTGTTGTCACACAGGTTAATGAGTATAAAGAACCGAATGAG TTCGGCTCAACGAAGGAAAGTAAAGAG ggaacacatttaaaatacatagcaTTCTTCCGATTATTTCGTGCAATGAGACTTATAAAGCTTTTGTCTCGGGGCGAGCGGATACGAACGTTACTGTGGACATTCATAAAGTCTTTCCAAGCCCTGCCGTATGTCGCCTTATTGATTGTCTTGTTGTTCTTCATCTACGCGGTGGTCGGTATGCAG TTGTTCGGCAAAGTTCAGGAAGACGATGAAATAATCACGAGGAACAACAACTTCCAAACATTCGGCGGCGCTTTGATGGTGTTGTTTAGATCAGCCACAG GCGAGGCATGGCAGGAGATAATGATGGCGTTGTCACCAAACGACTCGGAGCACCCTGGCGAGCCGGTCGGCTGTCTGCATGATGAAGGGGATCCGCCCTCGGAGGAGAGCTGCGGCACGCGCCTCGCATACCCTTACTTCATATCCTTCTCGTTGTTGTGTACTTTCCTG attattAACTTATTCGTGGCTGTCATTATGGACAACTTTGATTATTTGACACGAGATTGGTCCATTCTCGGACCTCATCATTTAGACGAATTTGTGAG ACTTTGGAGTGAATACGATCCAGATGCTAAAGGAAGAATTAAACACCTGGACATAGTGACGTTGTTAAGGAAAATAAGTCCACCGCTGG GTTTCGGTAAGCTGTGCCCTCACAGGACAGCTTGCAAGCGTCTCGTGTCCATGAACATGCCTCTCAACTCTGACGGTACCGTCAACTTTAACGCCACATTGTTTGCCGTCGTAAGAACTCAGCTGCAGATAAAAACCACGG GTGTGATAGATGAATGCAATACTGAATTACGAGCCATCATAAAGAAGGTATGGAAGAGGACCTCGCCGAAGCTCTTGGACCAGGTGGTACCACCTCCCGGGGATCCTAACGAGATCACCGTCGGGAAGTTTTACGCCACCTTCCTCATACAAGATTACTTCCGAAG gaACCATGC ATTCCGTAAACGCAAGGAGCAAGCTGCTGCGGCGTCGGTTCAGACGAACCAGATGACGTTACAAGCCGGTCTTAGGACGCTGCACGAGGCTGGACCAGAACTCAAGCGAGCCATCTCCGGGAACCTGGACGAGGTCGTCGCCGAAACCGTAGAACCAATGCATAGA CGTAATCACACACTTTTCGGCGCGGTGTGGACGAGCATCAAGAAGGGGCGGGAGAGCTTCTACCATCCCCCGCCCAATAGAGTCAAAACGACTTCGAATG GGAAGAAAGAGGGTCAGTCGTTGAGTTGGATGATGCAGAGAGAGTTGGGCCTCGATGGAAAAATCCCAGAAGACGAAAA TAAATTTGAAGACATCAACCACAGTGACGGCGAAGAAGAGATAGCTATGCAACCCTTACTGCACGGGAAGGATTCCGAGAAGATATTCAAAGTTATCGA AAAAACATCCAACGATTTAATGCAGAGTTTGAGAAACAACT ATCGTGACAGGATGCCACAAAACAGAAACAACGTGCCTTATTGTGTAGAAAACCCAGCGGAAAATCTTATTACTCGT GTTCTAACGGAGCAGGGTCTGGGCAAGTACTGTGACCGCGAGTTCGTCGCCAGCACCGCCCGGGAGATGCAGGACGCCCTCGACCTCACGCAGGAGGAAATGGATGC CGCTgctaatcaaattattttgcaagAAAGAAACATGAACCGGTCCCAAAGGCCTGATGATGTG GAGAGCATTCTGTGTCGTCAGTACCACCCGTTTCACCAGCCAGCCATTCATCCACCGGCGAAGCAGAAATAG
- the LOC116776067 gene encoding muscle calcium channel subunit alpha-1-like isoform X3: MADQVQVTDATTPDAEAPDTGQAAAKPQPRKQARPRGKPQPEKPERSLFCLGKKNPIRKFCYDVIEWKPFEYMILTTIFANCIALAVFTPYPAGDTNNTNQILEKVEWIFMAIFTCECVMKIIAYGFLFHPGAYLRNTWNSLDFTIVTIGIASQILQNISKDLFDVKALRAFRVLRPLRLVSGVPSLQIVLNSILKAMVPLFHIAFLVLFVIIIYAIIGLELFSGVLHDTCFDNVTKKMVEEPTPCSRDADVGNHCEEGQICRDYWLGPNFGITNFDNIGYSMLTVFQCITLEGWTDIMYAIADVKGNTWVWIYFVSLVIFGNFFVMNLILGVLSGEFSKEREKAKNRGDFQKSRERQQFEEDLKGYLNWITVAEELDLENDQGQKEEDRDAQGNKKERRSNDGSQSNVNGDPPTTVSCKIYCRRFDKVNRRMRRACRKAVKSQTFYWAIIVLVFLNTLVLATEHYGQEPWLDHFQNYANVLFVVLFSTEMLVKMYALGFQGYFVSLFNRFDCFVMVCSIVELGLTYTNNIPQLGISVLRCVRLLRVFKVTKYWRSLSNLVASLLNSIQSIFSLLLLLFLFIMIFALLGMQVFGGRFDYAAEEQKERHNFDSFWQAVLTMFQILTGEDWNVVMYHGINAYGGVGTPGMLASIYFIIIFICGNYILLNVFLAIAVDNLGDAEDMDEEIVKEKEDADNPEAGNPQLDEERGETDDEYVNEEEGYSSEGSEHEYEETGSEEDVEGEEQDQGDNANNALVAVEKQNGDIKKADSPPKRQPTISARPRRLSEVEIKTQEKPIPDGSSFFIFSKTNWFRVTCYKIQNNSWFRNLILLCILASSLMLAMEDPVGRKGNENWSEMLRKIDYVFTTVFTVELVLKLITYGFIFHKDAFCRSAFNLLDLLVVIVSLISSSGNNNVSYIKILRVFRVLRPLRAINRAKGLKHVVQCVIVAIKTIGNILLVTNLLQFMFAVMGVQMFKGKFCQCTDNSKVTRDECQGSYLIYENGSPKIKDRVWIRNKFNFDDVLSGMLTLFTVSTFEGWPGLLSTSMDSNEENHGPVENSRPLVAFFYISYIIVIAFFMVNIFVGFVIVTFQKEGEQEFKDCELDKNQRNCIEFALKAKPVRRYIPKHRIQYKTWWFVTSQRFEYVIFFFIVLNTIALMMKYHDAKPDYKRVLDYLNMILTTVFMLEFVFKLAAFRFKNYFGDAWNTTDFILVVGSIIDIVVTQVNEYKEPNEFGSTKESKEVHDNGTHLKYIAFFRLFRAMRLIKLLSRGERIRTLLWTFIKSFQALPYVALLIVLLFFIYAVVGMQLFGKVQEDDEIITRNNNFQTFGGALMVLFRSATGEAWQEIMMALSPNDSEHPGEPVGCLHDEGDPPSEESCGTRLAYPYFISFSLLCTFLIINLFVAVIMDNFDYLTRDWSILGPHHLDEFVRLWSEYDPDAKGRIKHLDIVTLLRKISPPLGFGKLCPHRTACKRLVSMNMPLNSDGTVNFNATLFAVVRTQLQIKTTGVIDECNTELRAIIKKVWKRTSPKLLDQVVPPPGDPNEITVGKFYATFLIQDYFRRFRKRKEQAAAASVQTNQMTLQAGLRTLHEAGPELKRAISGNLDEVVAETVEPMHRRNHTLFGAVWTSIKKGRESFYHPPPNRVKTTSNGKKEGQSLSWMMQRELGLDGKIPEDENKFEDINHSDGEEEIAMQPLLHGKDSEKIFKVIEKTSNDLMQSLRNNYRDRMPQNRNNVPYCVENPAENLITRVLTEQGLGKYCDREFVASTAREMQDALDLTQEEMDAAANQIILQERNMNRSQRPDDVESILCRQYHPFHQPAIHPPAKQK, translated from the exons ATGGCGGATCAAGTTCAAGTAACCGATGCCACGACGCCGGACGCCGAGGCGCCAGACACTGGCCAGGCCGCCGCCAAGCCACAGCCACGGAAACAGGCAAGGCCAAGAGGGAAGCCACAACCAGAGAAGCCTGAAAGAAGTCTGTTCTGTCTAGGGAAAAAGAATCCGATAAGAAAATTTTGCTATGACGTAATCGAATGGAA ACCGTTCGAATATATGATATTGACAACGATATTCGCCAATTGCATAGCGCTGGCTGTCTTCACCCCCTACCCTGCAGGGGACACAAACAACACAAATCAAATATTG GAAAAGGTGGAATGGATCTTTATGGCCATCTTCACCTGCGAGTGCGTGATGAAGATTATAGCTTACGGATTCCTGTTTCATCCTGGCGCCTATCTCAGGAATACTTGGAACAGTCTCGACTTCACTATTGTGACGATTGG TATAGCCAGTCAGATActtcaaaacatttcaaaagaCCTATTCGATGTAAAAGCATTGAGAGCCTTTAGAGTGCTTCGTCCTCTGCGATTGGTTTCGGGAGTTCCAA GTCTTCAAATCGTGCTCAACTCAATATTGAAGGCGATGGTGCCATTATTCCACATCGCGTTCCTCGTGTTGTTCGTCATCATCATCTACGCTATCATAGGACTCGAGCTGTTCTCGGGTGTTTTGCATGACACCTGTTTTGACAACGTCACta AGAAGATGGTGGAAGAGCCAACTCCGTGCTCCAGAGACGCCGATGTTGGTAATCACTGTGAGGAGGGTCAGATCTGTCGTGACTATTGGCTTGGACCAAACTTCGGGATCACCAACTTCGACAACATCGGATACTCCATGCTGACGGTGTTCCAGTGCATCACACTCGAGGGCTGGACAGACATTATGTACGCC atagCAGATGTAAAAGGCAACACGTGGGTGTGGATATATTTTGTGTCATTGGTTATTTTTGGAAATTTCTTTGTTATGAACCTTATTCTTGGTGTCTTATCTGG AGAATTCTCGAAGGAAAGAGAGAAGGCAAAAAATCGTGGAGATTTCCAGAAATCTCGTGAAAGGCAACAATTCGAAGAAGATCTGAAAGGATATTTGAACTGGATCACTGTTGCCGAGGAGTTGGACCTTGAGAATGATCAAGGACAGAAGGAGGAAGATCGAGACGCTCAAG GAAACAAAAAGGAGCGCAGAAGTAATGATGGCTCCCAGAGTAACGTTAACGGAGACCCGCCAACCACAGTTTCTTGCAAGATATATTGCAGACGATTTGATAAG GTGAACCGTCGTATGCGTCGCGCGTGTCGCAAGGCGGTCAAGTCCCAGACGTTCTACTGGGCTATCATCGTACTCGTCTTCCTGAACACTTTAGTGCTGGCCACAGAACACTACGG tCAAGAACCCTGGCTAGATCACTTCCAGAATTATGCAAACGTGCTGTTTGTGGTCCTGTTTTCCACTGAGATGCTCGTCAAGATGTACGCTTTGGGATTTCAg GGCTACTTCGTGTCTCTCTTCAATCGATTCGACTGCTTCGTGATGGTGTGTTCTATTGTGGAGCTTGGCCTCACGTACACCAACAACATACCGCAGCTCGGTATCTCCGTGTTGCGATGCGTTCGGCTGCTGAGGGTCTTCAAGGTCACCAA GTATTGGCGATCTCTATCAAACCTCGTGGCGTCTCTTCTAAATTCGATCCAGTCAATTTTCTCTCTCCTCCTTCTCCTCTTCCTCTTCATCATGATATTTGCCCTCCTTGGCATGCAGGTATTCGGTGGAAGATTTGACTACGCAGCGGAAGAACAAAAAGAGAGACATAATTTTGACTCCTTCTGGCAGGCCGTGCTGACAATGTTTCAA ATTCTAACCGGCGAGGATTGGAACGTCGTGATGTATCATGGCATCAACGCGTACGGAGGCGTCGGCACGCCGGGCATGTTGGCGTCTATATACTTCATCATAATATTCATTTGCGGCAACT ATATTCTTTTGAACGTGTTCTTGGCTATCGCGGTCGACAACTTAGGTGACGCTGAAGATATGgatgaagagattgttaagGAGAAGGAG gACGCTGATAATCCAGAAGCAGGTAATCCACAACTGGATGAAGAAAGAGGTGAGACAGACGACGAGTACGTCAACGAAGAAGAAGGGTATTCCAGTGAGGG ATCGGAACATGAGTATGAGGAGACGGGTTCGGAGGAAGACGTCGAGGGAGAGGAACAGGACCAGGGAGACAACGCCAATAACGCACTAGTAGctgttgaaaaacaaaatg GCGATATAAAAAAAGCAGATTCTCCGCCCAAGCGACAACCAACAATATCGGCTCGACCGAGAAGACTCTCCGAGGTGGAGATCAAGACCCAGGAGAAGCCGATACCTGATGGCAGCAGCTTTTTCATCTTTTCTAAAACTAATTG GTTCCGAGTCACGtgttacaaaatacaaaacaattctTGGTTTAGAAATTTGATTCTGCTTTGCATTTTGGCGTCGTCACTGATGTTGGCAATGGAAGATCCCGTTGGGAGGAAGGGCAATGAGAACTGGAGTGAA ATGCTTCGTAAGATCGACTACGTGTTCACAACCGTGTTCACGGTCGAGCTGGTGTTGAAGCTGATCACCTACGGGTTCATCTTCCACAAGGACGCCTTCTGTCGGTCCGCTTTTAACTTGTTAGATCTGCTGGTGGTCATCGTGTCGCTTATATCCTCGAGCGG TAACAATAATGTGTCATACATAAAGATTTTGAGAGTATTCCGAGTGTTGAGACCGCTCAGAGCCATCAATAGAGCGAAGGGATTAAAG CACGTAGTTCAGTGCGTGATCGTTGCTATAAAAACGATAGGCAACATTTTGCTGGTGACCAATCTTCTTCAGTTCATGTTCGCTGTAATGGGGGTGCAAATGTTCAAG GGTAAATTTTGTCAATGCACAGATAATTCCAAAGTGACGAGAGACGAGTGTCA aggTTCTTATCTGATATACGAGAATGGTTCACCAAAGATCAAAGACAGGGTATGGATACggaataagtttaatttcgaTGACGTCCTGAGTGGGATGTTGACTTTGTTCACCGTATCCACGTTCGAAGGATGGCCGGG cTTATTGTCAACCTCGATGGACTCCAATGAGGAGAACCATGGGCCGGTAGAGAACTCTCGACCGCTGGTGGCGTTCTTCTATATCAGCTACATCATTGTGATAGCATTCTTTATG GTTAATATTTTCGTGGGTTTCGTCATAGTAACATTCCAAAAGGAGGGAGAACAGGAATTCAAGGATTGTGAACTAGACAAGAATCAAAGGAATTGTATCGAGTTTGCCCTCAAAGCTAAACCTGTCAGGAG GTACATTCCCAAGCACCGCATCCAGTACAAGACCTGGTGGTTCGTGACGTCACAGCGCTTCGAGTACGTCATTTTCTTCTTCATCGTCCTGAACACCATCGCTCTGATGATGAAGTATCACGACGCCAAGCCGGACTATAAAAGA GTCTTGGATTATCTGAATATGATACTGACGACAGTTTTCATGTTGGAGTTCGTGTTTAAGTTGGCTGCCTTCAGATTCAAG aacTACTTCGGTGACGCTTGGAACACGACGGATTTCATTCTGGTCGTCGGTAGCATTATAGACATTGTTGTCACACAGGTTAATGAGTATAAAGAACCGAATGAG TTCGGCTCAACGAAGGAAAGTAAAGAGGTACACGATAAt ggaacacatttaaaatacatagcaTTCTTCCGATTATTTCGTGCAATGAGACTTATAAAGCTTTTGTCTCGGGGCGAGCGGATACGAACGTTACTGTGGACATTCATAAAGTCTTTCCAAGCCCTGCCGTATGTCGCCTTATTGATTGTCTTGTTGTTCTTCATCTACGCGGTGGTCGGTATGCAG TTGTTCGGCAAAGTTCAGGAAGACGATGAAATAATCACGAGGAACAACAACTTCCAAACATTCGGCGGCGCTTTGATGGTGTTGTTTAGATCAGCCACAG GCGAGGCATGGCAGGAGATAATGATGGCGTTGTCACCAAACGACTCGGAGCACCCTGGCGAGCCGGTCGGCTGTCTGCATGATGAAGGGGATCCGCCCTCGGAGGAGAGCTGCGGCACGCGCCTCGCATACCCTTACTTCATATCCTTCTCGTTGTTGTGTACTTTCCTG attattAACTTATTCGTGGCTGTCATTATGGACAACTTTGATTATTTGACACGAGATTGGTCCATTCTCGGACCTCATCATTTAGACGAATTTGTGAG ACTTTGGAGTGAATACGATCCAGATGCTAAAGGAAGAATTAAACACCTGGACATAGTGACGTTGTTAAGGAAAATAAGTCCACCGCTGG GTTTCGGTAAGCTGTGCCCTCACAGGACAGCTTGCAAGCGTCTCGTGTCCATGAACATGCCTCTCAACTCTGACGGTACCGTCAACTTTAACGCCACATTGTTTGCCGTCGTAAGAACTCAGCTGCAGATAAAAACCACGG GTGTGATAGATGAATGCAATACTGAATTACGAGCCATCATAAAGAAGGTATGGAAGAGGACCTCGCCGAAGCTCTTGGACCAGGTGGTACCACCTCCCGGGGATCCTAACGAGATCACCGTCGGGAAGTTTTACGCCACCTTCCTCATACAAGATTACTTCCGAAG ATTCCGTAAACGCAAGGAGCAAGCTGCTGCGGCGTCGGTTCAGACGAACCAGATGACGTTACAAGCCGGTCTTAGGACGCTGCACGAGGCTGGACCAGAACTCAAGCGAGCCATCTCCGGGAACCTGGACGAGGTCGTCGCCGAAACCGTAGAACCAATGCATAGA CGTAATCACACACTTTTCGGCGCGGTGTGGACGAGCATCAAGAAGGGGCGGGAGAGCTTCTACCATCCCCCGCCCAATAGAGTCAAAACGACTTCGAATG GGAAGAAAGAGGGTCAGTCGTTGAGTTGGATGATGCAGAGAGAGTTGGGCCTCGATGGAAAAATCCCAGAAGACGAAAA TAAATTTGAAGACATCAACCACAGTGACGGCGAAGAAGAGATAGCTATGCAACCCTTACTGCACGGGAAGGATTCCGAGAAGATATTCAAAGTTATCGA AAAAACATCCAACGATTTAATGCAGAGTTTGAGAAACAACT ATCGTGACAGGATGCCACAAAACAGAAACAACGTGCCTTATTGTGTAGAAAACCCAGCGGAAAATCTTATTACTCGT GTTCTAACGGAGCAGGGTCTGGGCAAGTACTGTGACCGCGAGTTCGTCGCCAGCACCGCCCGGGAGATGCAGGACGCCCTCGACCTCACGCAGGAGGAAATGGATGC CGCTgctaatcaaattattttgcaagAAAGAAACATGAACCGGTCCCAAAGGCCTGATGATGTG GAGAGCATTCTGTGTCGTCAGTACCACCCGTTTCACCAGCCAGCCATTCATCCACCGGCGAAGCAGAAATAG